A section of the Thauera chlorobenzoica genome encodes:
- a CDS encoding DUF2065 domain-containing protein: protein MGSSLLTAFALMLIIEGLLPFIAPAAWRETFLRLASMADGQIRFIGLTSMIAGLVLLFIFI from the coding sequence ATGGGCAGCTCGCTACTGACCGCCTTCGCCCTGATGCTGATCATCGAAGGTCTTCTTCCCTTCATCGCGCCAGCGGCCTGGCGCGAAACTTTTTTGCGCCTGGCGAGCATGGCCGACGGCCAGATCCGTTTCATCGGACTGACGTCCATGATCGCCGGCCTCGTCCTGCTGTTCATTTTCATCTGA
- a CDS encoding ATP phosphoribosyltransferase regulatory subunit, with the protein MRWVLPDYIQDALPSDAHQLEALRRRLLDAFRVRGYQLVMPPLLEYLDSLTTGAGRDLELRTFKLVDQLSGRTMGVRADMTPQVTRIDAHLLNRRGVSRLCYCGSVLHTLPSTLTATREPLQLGAELYGHAGIEADVEILHLLAEVLRLAEVPASRIDIGHVGLFHALAARAGLVPGREEELFDLLQAKDVPALHDALAGVAEPVRGALLALPELYGGPEVLEVAAARLPQDAEITALLDELRQLAAALADLPISFDLADLRGYHYHSGVVFAAYGADSPAALALGGRYDRVGEAFGRARPATGFSLDLRELAWHLPSLPAGAGAVLAPLAEDPELTDEVAALRACGETVVIALPGHEGTWNEAGCDRQLVKRDGHWTLVSLQGE; encoded by the coding sequence ATGCGCTGGGTTCTGCCCGATTACATCCAGGATGCCCTGCCGTCCGATGCCCACCAGCTCGAGGCGCTCCGGCGCCGGCTGCTCGACGCCTTCCGGGTGCGTGGCTACCAGCTGGTGATGCCGCCGCTGCTCGAATACCTCGATTCGCTCACCACCGGTGCCGGCCGGGACCTCGAACTGCGCACCTTCAAGCTCGTGGACCAGCTCTCCGGGCGCACGATGGGGGTACGCGCCGACATGACCCCGCAGGTCACCCGCATCGATGCCCACCTGCTCAATCGCCGCGGCGTGTCGCGGCTGTGTTACTGCGGCAGCGTGCTGCACACCCTGCCGTCGACCCTGACCGCGACCCGTGAGCCGCTCCAGCTCGGCGCCGAGCTCTACGGCCATGCCGGGATCGAGGCCGACGTCGAGATCCTGCACCTGCTCGCCGAAGTGCTGCGCCTGGCCGAAGTGCCGGCGTCGCGCATCGACATCGGCCACGTCGGCCTGTTCCATGCGCTGGCGGCGCGCGCCGGGCTGGTGCCGGGGCGCGAGGAAGAATTGTTCGACCTGCTCCAGGCCAAGGACGTGCCGGCGCTGCACGATGCGCTTGCCGGCGTGGCCGAGCCGGTGCGCGGTGCGCTGCTTGCGCTGCCCGAGCTTTATGGCGGGCCCGAGGTGCTCGAGGTCGCGGCCGCCCGCCTGCCGCAGGACGCGGAAATTACCGCCTTGCTGGACGAGCTGCGCCAGCTCGCCGCCGCCCTGGCCGATCTGCCGATCAGCTTCGATCTGGCCGACCTGCGCGGCTACCACTATCACAGCGGCGTCGTGTTCGCCGCGTACGGCGCCGATTCGCCGGCCGCGCTCGCGCTCGGCGGGCGCTACGACCGGGTCGGCGAGGCCTTTGGTCGCGCCCGTCCGGCGACCGGGTTCAGCCTCGATCTGCGCGAGCTGGCCTGGCATCTGCCGTCTTTGCCGGCGGGCGCGGGCGCGGTGCTCGCGCCGCTCGCCGAAGACCCGGAGCTGACGGACGAAGTGGCGGCCCTGCGCGCGTGCGGCGAGACGGTCGTCATCGCCCTGCCCGGGCACGAGGGAACTTGGAACGAGGCCGGTTGCGACCGGCAACTGGTGAAACGGGACGGGCATTGGACGCTCGTGTCGTTACAGGGAGAGTAA
- a CDS encoding adenylosuccinate synthase, whose translation MAKNVVVVGTQWGDEGKGKIVDWLTDHAKGVVRFQGGHNAGHTLVIGHNEYKLNLVPSGIVREGVACFIGNGVVLDVHHLLSEIRTLEAGGIKVRERLRVSPGCPLILGYHSALDRAREAAKSAGDKIGTTGKGIGPTYEDKVARRALRVYDLFDRERFAAKLKANLEYHNFVLTRHLGAEPVEFQTVFDQAMADAAELLPMVADVSAELYAINKAGGSLLFEGAQGTLLDIDHGTYPFVTSSNCVAGQAAAGSGVGPSRLHYVLGITKAYCTRVGGGPFPTELDIETKGVPGEQMSTKGREFGTVTGRKRRCGWLDLAALKRSIIINGVTGLCITKLDVLDGLEELKLCTGYMLDGKRIDLLPMGSEEVTRCEPIYETMAGWSGTTFGAQSWDALPQEARAYLHRIEEICEIPIDVISTGPERDETILRRHPFGA comes from the coding sequence ATGGCAAAGAACGTCGTCGTCGTCGGCACCCAGTGGGGGGACGAAGGCAAGGGCAAGATCGTCGATTGGCTCACCGACCATGCCAAGGGCGTGGTGCGCTTCCAGGGCGGGCACAACGCCGGCCACACGCTGGTCATCGGCCACAACGAATACAAGCTCAATCTGGTGCCTTCGGGCATCGTGCGCGAGGGGGTGGCCTGCTTCATCGGCAACGGCGTGGTGCTCGACGTCCACCATCTGCTGTCCGAGATCCGCACCCTCGAAGCCGGCGGCATCAAGGTGCGCGAGCGCCTGCGCGTGAGCCCCGGCTGCCCGCTGATCCTCGGCTACCACAGCGCGCTCGACCGCGCGCGCGAAGCCGCCAAATCGGCCGGTGACAAGATCGGCACCACCGGCAAGGGCATCGGCCCGACCTACGAGGACAAGGTCGCGCGCCGCGCGCTGCGCGTCTACGACCTGTTCGACCGCGAGCGCTTCGCCGCCAAGCTGAAGGCCAATCTCGAATATCACAATTTCGTCCTGACCCGGCACCTCGGTGCCGAGCCAGTCGAATTCCAGACGGTGTTCGACCAGGCCATGGCCGACGCCGCCGAACTGCTGCCGATGGTGGCCGACGTCTCCGCCGAGCTCTATGCGATCAACAAGGCGGGCGGCTCGCTGCTGTTCGAGGGCGCGCAGGGCACGCTGCTCGACATCGACCACGGCACCTATCCGTTCGTCACTTCCAGCAACTGCGTCGCCGGCCAGGCCGCGGCCGGCTCCGGCGTCGGCCCCAGCCGCCTGCACTACGTGCTGGGGATCACCAAGGCCTACTGCACGCGGGTCGGCGGCGGTCCGTTCCCGACCGAGCTCGACATCGAGACCAAGGGGGTGCCGGGCGAGCAGATGTCGACCAAGGGGCGCGAGTTCGGCACCGTCACCGGGCGCAAGCGCCGCTGCGGCTGGCTCGATCTGGCCGCGCTGAAGCGCTCGATCATCATCAATGGCGTCACCGGTCTGTGCATCACCAAGCTCGACGTGCTCGACGGCCTCGAAGAGCTCAAGCTGTGTACCGGCTACATGCTGGACGGCAAGCGCATCGACCTGCTGCCGATGGGCTCGGAAGAGGTCACCCGCTGCGAGCCGATCTACGAGACGATGGCGGGCTGGAGCGGGACGACCTTCGGTGCGCAGAGCTGGGACGCGCTGCCGCAGGAGGCGCGCGCCTACCTGCATCGCATCGAGGAAATCTGCGAGATTCCGATCGACGTGATCTCCACCGGTCCCGAGCGCGACGAGACCATTCTGCGTCGTCATCCGTTTGGCGCCTGA